In the genome of Dasypus novemcinctus isolate mDasNov1 chromosome 30, mDasNov1.1.hap2, whole genome shotgun sequence, one region contains:
- the LOC131276744 gene encoding olfactory receptor 7A10-like, producing the protein METENQTYVLQFILLGLSEDIGVQPLLFGLFLSMYLVTFIGNMLIIMAIISDSHLHTPMYFFLSNLSFTDICFTSTIVPKLLQNIQRSIKIITFENCLTQMYFFLLFGHLDNSFLTVMAYDRFVAICYHLYYRVIMNTRFCGLLLLTSWLLNVLFSLIECLMVLRLSFCTELEMPHFFCELNQVIRLACSDTFLNDLVMYFIVGLPDVIPFTGILYSYYKIISSILRISTTEGKYKAFSTCASHLSIVTLFYGTGLGVYLSSATTKNSRANTIASVMYTVVTSMLNPIIYSLKNKDIKGTLKKLRNIIYIKRYFQVYTSAQSSNTRRS; encoded by the coding sequence atggaaacagaaaaccaaacatatgtcTTGCAATttatcctcctggggctctcagaagatATAGGAGTGCAACCCCTCCTCTTTGGGCTGTTTCTGTCTATGTATCTAGTCACTTTCATTGGAAATATGCTCATCATCATGGCCATCATCTCAGattcccacctccacacacccatgtacttcttcctctctaacctgtcttttacagatatctgtttcactTCCACCATAGTACCAAAGTTGTTGCAGAACATCCAGAGAAGCatcaaaatcataacttttgaaaactgtctcacccagatgtattttttcttactttttggacatttagataactccttcttgactgtGATGGCTTATGACCGTTTCGTGGCCATCTGTTACCACCTGTATTACAGAGTCATCATGAACACACGATTCTGTGGCCTTCTGCTGCTGACCTCTTGGTTATTGAATGTTTTATTCTCCCTTATAGAATGTTTAATGGTTTTgcgattgtctttttgtacagagttggaaatgccccattttttctgtgaacttaatcaggtgatcagacttgcttgttctgacaccttcctcaatgacttAGTGATGTATTTTATTGTTGGACTTCCGGATGTTATTCCATTCACTGGGATCCTTTACTCTTACTATAAGATTATATCgtccattttgagaatttcaacaacTGAGGGCAAGTACAAAGCATTTTCTACCTGTGCTTCTCACCTCTCaatagtgaccttgttttatggtacaggtctTGGAGTATATCTTAGTTCTGCTACTACCAAAAACTCAAGGGCAAAtacaatagcctcagtgatgtacacagtggTCACTTCCATGCTGAACCCCATTATATACAGTCttaaaaacaaggatataaagGGGACCTTAAAAAAGCTGAGAAACATTATctatataaaaagatactttcaAGTTTACACAAGTGCTCAGAGTTCAAACACTAGGAGATCTTAA